A single genomic interval of Chiloscyllium punctatum isolate Juve2018m chromosome 35, sChiPun1.3, whole genome shotgun sequence harbors:
- the LOC140459655 gene encoding leucine-rich repeat transmembrane neuronal protein 4-like isoform X2, whose amino-acid sequence MGFHLERRQRATLVCVAAMWLGALSSAERVCPRTCRCDGKIVYCESQALQQIPRNISAGSLGLSLRYNSVRSLRAHQFSGLNQLTWLYLDHNYVHSVDADAFRGIRRLKELILSSNKITRLPNATFHPVPNLRNLDLSYNKMHALQPPQFKGLRKLQSLHLRSNSLKAIPVRVFQDCRNLEFLDLGYNRLRSLARNVFAGLMKLTELHLEHNQFSKVNLAHFPRLASLRTLYLQWNRIRVFSQGISWTWSSLQKLDLSGNEIQAVAPGVFQCVPNLHSLHLDSNKLTTVSQETLSSWASLTTISLSSNIWECNRNICPLVNWLKDFQGYRVDSAMICAGPKPLLGENVMEAVDRHSICSGAPPPATRSPSGARTTLKTAAPPPTSAVSVPPPTATTTGLPTNESLPESEHDLEPISLHKIIAGSVALFLSVTMILLVIYVSWKRYPDSMKQLQQRSLMKRRRKKRECERQINSPLQEYYVDYKPTNSETVDVLVNGTAACTYSRPVSRECEVLAGDGTWTTSLNLRTTTTEMCLEQGWRLEDPSLLLPTHLNDGAFIH is encoded by the exons ATGG gtTTCCACCTGGAGAGACGCCAGAGAGCCACCTTGGTGTGTGTCGCCGCGATGTGGCTCGGAGCGCTGTCCAGTGCTGAACGCGTGTGCCCCCGGACGTGCAGGTGCGACGGCAAGATCGTGTACTGCGAGTCTCAGGCTCTGCAGCAGATCCCGCGGAACATCTCCGCCGGCTCCCTCGGCCTGTCCCTCCGCTACAACAGCGTCCGCTCGCTGCGCGCCCACCAATTCTCCGGCCTCAACCAGCTCACCTGGCTCTACCTGGACCACAACTACGTGCACAGCGTGGACGCGGACGCCTTCCGCGGGATCCGGCGCCTCAAGGAGCTAATCCTGAGCTCCAACAAGATCACCCGGCTGCCCAACGCCACCTTCCACCCGGTGCCCAACCTCCGCAACCTGGACCTGTCCTACAACAAGATGCACGCCCTGCAGCCCCCCCAGTTCAAGGGGCTCCGCAAGCTGCAGAGCCTCCACCTCAGGTCCAACTCACTCAAGGCCATCCCGGTCAGGGTCTTCCAGGACTGCCGCAACTTGGAGTTCCTGGACCTGGGCTACAACAGGCTGAGGAGCCTGGCACGCAATGTCTTTGCCGGCCTCATGAAGCTCACCGAGCTCCACCTGGAGCACAACCAATTCTCCAAGGTCAACCTGGCGCACTTCCCCCGTCTGGCCAGCCTGAGGACCCTCTACCTGCAGTGGAACCGGATCCGGGTTTTCAGCCAGGGCATCTCCTGGACGTGGAGCTCCTTGCAGAAGCTGGACCTGTCCGGCAACGAGATCCAGGCAGTGGCGCCAGGCGTCTTCCAGTGCGTGCCCAACCTGCACAGCCTGCACCTGGATTCCAACAAGCTGACCACCGTCAGCCAGGAGACCCTCAGCTCGTGGGCCTCACTCACCACCATCAGCCTCTCGTCCAACATCTGGGAGTGCAACAGGAACATCTGCCCGCTGGTCAACTGGCTCAAGGACTTCCAAGGCTACCGAGTGGACAGCGCCATGATCTGCGCGGGGCCCAAGCCGCTGCTGGGTGAGAATGTCATGGAGGCGGTCGACCGCCACTCCATCTGCTCCGGGGCCCCGCCTCCCGCCACCCGCAGTCCGTCCGGCGCCCGGACCACGCTCAAGACGGCAGCCCCGCCACCAACCAGCGCCGTCAGTGTACCGCCACCCACGGCCACCACCACTGGCCTCCCCACCAATGAATCACTCCCGGAATCAGAGCACGACCTGGAGCCCATCTCCCTGCACAAGATAATCGCGGGCAGCGTGGCCCTCTTCCTCTCGGTCACCATGATCCTGCTGGTCATCTACGTCTCCTGGAAGAGGTACCCGGACAGCATGAAACAACTGCAGCAGCGTTCGCTCATGAAGAGGCGTCGGAAGAAGAGGGAATGTGAGAGGCAGATTAACTCACCCCTTCAGGAGTATTACGTGGACTACAAGCCAACTAACTCAGAAACCGTGGACGTACTGGTGAATGGAACAGCAGCGTGCACATACAGCAGACCCGTCTCAAGGGAATGTGAG